Proteins encoded by one window of Erysipelothrix rhusiopathiae:
- a CDS encoding NFACT family protein yields MAIDGVLLNRIVRMMNEDCPVKINKITQPSNHEFMLHCFAGKKMNMFISTHPVFSRVQWTKEKPTANLDQTHLLTLMRKHLEGGIITQISQYGFDRVIEIHIEHRDNMGVIRPYRLIIELLGKYANIIIVDANNIIIDALKRISPFENTSRAIVSGSLYEYPPQFDKKSFLELASYDPDDALKNQFNGISPLLEREITYRLKTQKPEDIIKLLSESQNIYLYERDFHIIELTHLNQSFKIEPIMEGLDLYFKDLQQKDRIKAHTGDLLKLIKRELKRSRIKLPKLYDDYDHAQDSDYLREKGDLLFAFASSLPNGHNEITVTDFEGNEVTIELDARFNGKDNAKRYFKRYQKAKTSLFYLEEQINKTEARIHYFEQLQTQAEQATVEDAQEINDELMSLGIINQKRMKKHNVKKKKKPNYLTITYDDETTIFVGKNNIQNDYLTFKLARKEDMWFHAANTFGTHVIIKTPELDEPKIRLCAHLAAFYSKARHGSSVEVYYTQAKNIKKIPGANPGLVSVSTQKSIFIDPDESLVASYLNE; encoded by the coding sequence ATGGCTATTGATGGCGTACTGTTAAATCGAATTGTTAGGATGATGAATGAAGATTGTCCTGTGAAAATAAATAAAATTACTCAACCTTCAAATCATGAATTTATGCTTCATTGTTTTGCAGGAAAAAAAATGAATATGTTCATCTCAACACACCCTGTGTTTAGTAGAGTTCAATGGACTAAAGAAAAACCAACTGCAAATCTTGATCAAACTCATTTGTTAACGCTCATGCGTAAGCATCTTGAAGGTGGTATAATCACACAGATAAGCCAATACGGCTTTGATCGTGTTATAGAGATTCATATCGAGCATCGTGATAACATGGGCGTCATTAGACCCTACCGTTTAATTATTGAACTTTTAGGGAAATACGCAAATATTATTATCGTTGATGCGAATAATATTATAATTGATGCACTTAAACGTATATCCCCATTTGAAAATACTTCGCGAGCAATTGTAAGTGGTAGTCTTTATGAATATCCACCACAATTTGATAAAAAATCTTTTTTAGAACTTGCATCCTACGATCCTGATGATGCATTAAAAAATCAATTTAATGGAATCTCGCCGCTTTTAGAACGGGAGATTACATATCGTTTAAAAACGCAGAAACCTGAAGATATCATAAAACTCTTGTCTGAGTCTCAAAACATCTATCTGTATGAACGTGATTTCCATATTATTGAATTAACGCATCTCAATCAAAGTTTTAAAATAGAACCAATTATGGAAGGTCTTGATTTATACTTCAAAGACCTTCAACAAAAAGATCGTATTAAAGCGCATACGGGTGATTTATTAAAACTAATCAAACGCGAATTGAAACGGAGTCGCATTAAACTTCCCAAATTATACGATGATTATGATCATGCTCAAGACAGTGATTATTTGCGTGAAAAAGGAGATCTTCTCTTCGCTTTCGCGAGTTCTCTACCAAATGGCCATAATGAAATAACTGTTACAGACTTTGAGGGCAATGAAGTAACCATTGAACTTGATGCTCGATTTAATGGTAAAGACAATGCGAAACGTTATTTTAAACGCTACCAAAAAGCAAAGACCAGCTTATTTTATCTTGAAGAACAAATTAACAAAACTGAAGCACGCATCCATTATTTTGAACAACTTCAAACACAAGCCGAACAAGCAACAGTTGAAGACGCTCAAGAAATTAATGATGAGCTGATGTCACTTGGAATCATTAATCAAAAAAGAATGAAGAAACACAACGTAAAGAAAAAGAAAAAACCGAACTATCTCACAATTACCTACGATGATGAAACTACAATTTTTGTAGGTAAAAATAATATCCAAAATGACTACCTAACCTTTAAACTTGCACGTAAAGAAGATATGTGGTTTCATGCCGCAAATACATTTGGAACCCATGTCATTATCAAAACTCCAGAATTGGATGAGCCTAAAATTAGACTGTGTGCACACCTTGCAGCATTCTATTCAAAAGCAAGACATGGCAGCAGTGTTGAGGTCTACTACACTCAAGCAAAAAACATAAAAAAAATCCCAGGCGCTAATCCGGGACTGGTAAGTGTATCAACACAAAAGAGCATCTTTATAGATCCTGATGAATCGCTCGTTGCATCTTATTTGAATGAATAA
- a CDS encoding M48 family metallopeptidase: MKIEINRSKRKTMAILVRDGKVIVKAPINTSDTVIEAFITQKKSWIEKHVQAYEPLGYHHQTMNKLRVFGVYKNVETLEGNVFKIFESRDSIKITTPSSLSDERINQKVDDYFKKQLEIRLDSLVCLYAWRLKLKTPPFKVRRYKRLYGRCNQNHELAFNTYLYHESIPFIHYVVLHECAHIFEFNHSDRFYKVVSSVMPSYKEVIHSNKMQRAIHQDL, translated from the coding sequence ATGAAAATTGAAATCAATAGAAGCAAACGTAAAACAATGGCAATCTTGGTTCGTGATGGAAAGGTAATTGTGAAGGCACCCATCAATACATCCGATACTGTAATTGAGGCATTTATTACTCAAAAAAAATCTTGGATTGAAAAACATGTACAAGCTTATGAACCACTTGGTTATCATCATCAAACGATGAATAAACTTCGTGTTTTTGGTGTATACAAAAATGTGGAAACGTTAGAGGGAAACGTTTTTAAGATTTTTGAGTCAAGAGATTCGATAAAAATTACGACACCTTCATCGTTATCGGATGAACGTATCAACCAAAAGGTTGATGACTATTTTAAGAAACAGCTCGAAATACGGTTGGATTCGTTGGTGTGTTTGTATGCATGGCGATTAAAATTAAAAACGCCTCCCTTTAAAGTGAGACGTTATAAACGATTGTATGGTCGCTGTAATCAAAATCATGAGCTCGCATTTAATACATACTTATATCATGAGAGCATTCCATTTATTCATTATGTAGTTCTGCACGAATGCGCCCATATCTTTGAATTTAATCACAGTGATCGCTTTTACAAGGTAGTATCGTCGGTGATGCCCTCATATAAAGAAGTTATTCATTCAAATAAGATGCAACGAGCGATTCATCAGGATCTATAA
- a CDS encoding HAD-IIB family hydrolase, giving the protein MKNNEIFYFDVDGTLLDNTTHTVPQSTVDALYLLKEKGYLVALCTGRSLLGIHEAGVDDIFPWDGYVLSNGSLILDSKQQVISEIFFEPEFIHELIEVNKGPLLLEGARNTLTSKANKRLLESLKHFGIPAEYPVVSYQNEKIYNLISYDIDTLSKDDYNRLIGDKNTAFDQLGNLEVIPTQGGKYNGLITLNQHLNVSRYVGFGDGDNDVDFLKNANYSVALGNACDSAKEVSDFITRDVDQDGIMYALQYHGVL; this is encoded by the coding sequence ATGAAAAATAATGAAATATTCTATTTTGATGTAGATGGTACGTTGTTGGATAATACTACACATACCGTTCCACAAAGCACAGTGGATGCACTGTATCTCTTAAAAGAAAAAGGATACTTGGTTGCTTTATGTACTGGAAGAAGTTTGTTAGGTATTCATGAAGCTGGTGTTGATGATATCTTTCCGTGGGATGGATATGTACTTTCCAATGGCTCTCTCATTTTAGATTCAAAGCAACAAGTCATTTCTGAAATCTTCTTTGAACCTGAATTTATTCATGAACTTATTGAAGTGAATAAAGGTCCATTGCTTTTAGAAGGAGCTCGCAATACGCTTACAAGCAAAGCAAATAAGCGTCTATTAGAATCACTTAAGCATTTTGGAATTCCTGCTGAGTACCCTGTTGTATCCTATCAAAATGAAAAAATCTATAATTTAATTAGTTATGATATCGACACGCTCTCAAAAGATGATTATAATAGACTTATCGGTGATAAAAACACCGCATTCGATCAACTCGGAAATCTCGAAGTCATTCCAACCCAAGGTGGAAAATACAACGGATTAATAACCTTGAATCAACACCTCAATGTATCACGTTATGTTGGTTTTGGTGATGGCGATAACGATGTCGATTTCTTAAAAAATGCAAACTATTCAGTAGCACTTGGGAATGCATGTGATTCCGCAAAAGAAGTTTCTGATTTTATAACACGCGATGTTGATCAAGATGGCATTATGTACGCTTTACAATATCATGGTGTACTTTAG